In Acinetobacter sp. C32I, one genomic interval encodes:
- a CDS encoding ABC transporter permease encodes MKSFFGYYLQTFKNIFANSSVFTTLIAAILLYSFFYPTAYKAQSAEDIPIVIVDEEQSILTSKIISQASNSPHIKIMTVTDNFLEAQRMVKNQQAEGILLLPENLTNSLKHGEMGGIGLYLSTAYFIRTKEVGVGLAGSIEYTLKEHLEKFGSASAFEPEISIHQIPLFNTMSGYGSYIFPAVASLIIHQTILLGLAMLIASYREQGWVAKPIEFWATFAAIFTTGCLGCLYLFGFTFWLYEYPHGGNFWGMLLAVPIYVSCVIGLGMLVGSLVDMPERVGHLIVVTSVPLFLLTGTAWPHEAMPHWMQYFAWTLPSTHGVQLFVQLNQMGVPTSIVVPKLIYLATVAAILLAISYYRLVMIKPIKKEAD; translated from the coding sequence ATGAAATCATTTTTCGGCTATTACCTACAGACCTTTAAAAATATTTTTGCCAATAGCTCGGTGTTTACCACCCTGATTGCCGCGATCTTGCTCTATAGTTTTTTCTATCCAACAGCCTATAAAGCACAATCTGCAGAAGATATTCCGATTGTGATTGTGGATGAAGAACAGAGCATTTTGACCTCAAAAATCATTAGCCAAGCGTCTAACAGCCCACATATCAAAATCATGACGGTGACAGATAACTTTCTCGAAGCCCAGCGCATGGTGAAAAACCAGCAAGCTGAAGGTATTTTGCTACTTCCTGAAAACCTGACCAATAGCTTAAAACACGGTGAAATGGGCGGTATTGGCTTGTATTTGAGTACAGCCTATTTCATCCGAACCAAAGAAGTCGGAGTCGGTTTAGCTGGCTCGATCGAATATACCCTGAAAGAGCATCTCGAGAAGTTTGGCAGTGCCTCTGCGTTTGAACCAGAAATTTCGATCCATCAGATTCCTTTGTTTAATACCATGTCGGGTTATGGCAGTTATATCTTCCCTGCTGTGGCCAGTTTGATTATTCATCAGACTATTCTGCTGGGTCTGGCGATGCTGATTGCCAGTTACCGTGAACAAGGCTGGGTGGCAAAACCCATCGAGTTCTGGGCCACTTTTGCAGCCATCTTTACCACAGGTTGTTTAGGCTGCCTGTATTTATTTGGCTTTACCTTCTGGTTATATGAATATCCACATGGTGGTAATTTCTGGGGCATGCTACTTGCCGTGCCGATCTATGTCAGCTGCGTGATTGGATTAGGGATGTTGGTCGGTTCACTAGTCGATATGCCAGAACGGGTTGGTCATTTAATTGTTGTGACTTCCGTACCCTTGTTTTTGCTGACTGGTACCGCATGGCCACATGAAGCCATGCCACATTGGATGCAATACTTTGCATGGACACTGCCTTCAACCCATGGGGTACAACTCTTTGTACAACTCAATCAGATGGGTGTGCCAACATCTATTGTTGTGCCAAAACTGATTTATCTTGCGACAGTCGCTGCAATATTATTGGCGATTTCTTATTATCGTCTGGTCATGATAAAACCAATAAAAAAGGAAGCTGATTAG
- the gyrA gene encoding DNA gyrase subunit A — protein MSVSEIRPIAIEDELKHSYLDYAMSVIVSRALPDVRDGLKPVHRRVLYAMHELGNDYNKAYKKSARVVGDVIGKYHPHGDSAVYETIVRMAQDFSLRYMLVDGQGNFGSVDGDSAAAMRYTEVRMQKLTHEILADLEKDTVDWEDNYDGSERIPQVMPTRIPNLLINGTTGIAVGMATNMAPHNMTEVVNACLAYANNPNISVEGLMEHITGPDFPTGGIIYGKSGIVDAYRTGKGRLHIRGKYHFEEDQKTGRTTIVFTEIPYQVNKAKTIERIAELVKEKKLEGISELRDESDKDGMRIAIDLKRGENAEVAVNNLFLHTQLQNSFSINMVCLDNGQPKLMNLKDIIAAFIRHRQEVVTRRTMYELRKARERGHILEGLTVALANIDAIIETIKSSANPAEARERLQAGEWAGGGVVALLEKAGAISVRPDEIEGEDPTRPFGLSGEIYRLSPTQVGAILELRLHRLTGLEQDKLHAEYTEILGQIAELTAILNDFNLLMNVIREELALILQQYGDGRRTEIVESGVDFCREDLIPEEQVVLTVSQTGYAKTQPLSDYQAQRRGGRGKSATAMKDDDIIQHLIVASNHATVLCFTNVGKVYRLRVFEVPQASRGAKGRPIINLLPLDANETVTAILPLTEFPENHYVFMATASGTVKRVELEQFSNVRSNGLRAIELNEEDTLIGVAITDGNQQIMLFSNEGKAIRFAETDVRAMGRTAKGVRGMRVSFASNTIGTEDTDIENDDSDDNDDSSDSNVVSRIVSLVVVPETGEVLCACANGYGKRTPVDDFPTKKRGGKGVIAIKTSERNGELVGAVSIDEAKELMLISDGGTLVRTRAAEVATTGRNAQGVRLIRLSDAETLVGVVSIEAVEDDEELDAIDDVEVENTEAEVITSEEVAAEPKDDTPEA, from the coding sequence ATGAGCGTATCGGAAATCAGACCGATTGCCATTGAGGACGAACTCAAGCATTCATATCTAGATTACGCGATGAGCGTAATTGTATCTCGTGCATTGCCAGATGTTAGAGACGGTCTAAAACCTGTTCATCGTCGCGTATTATATGCGATGCACGAATTGGGCAATGATTATAACAAAGCGTACAAAAAGTCTGCTCGTGTTGTCGGGGATGTGATCGGTAAATATCACCCTCATGGTGACAGTGCAGTATACGAAACAATTGTTCGTATGGCGCAGGACTTCAGCTTGCGTTACATGTTGGTTGATGGTCAGGGTAACTTCGGTTCGGTCGATGGGGATAGCGCAGCAGCAATGCGTTATACCGAAGTTCGTATGCAAAAACTTACCCATGAAATTTTGGCCGATCTAGAAAAAGATACGGTTGATTGGGAAGATAACTACGACGGTTCTGAGCGTATTCCTCAGGTGATGCCAACGCGTATTCCAAATCTACTGATTAATGGTACGACGGGTATTGCGGTGGGTATGGCGACCAATATGGCGCCACACAACATGACGGAAGTAGTGAACGCGTGTTTGGCTTATGCCAACAATCCGAATATCTCTGTAGAAGGTTTGATGGAGCACATTACTGGCCCAGATTTCCCTACAGGCGGTATTATTTACGGTAAATCGGGCATTGTAGATGCTTACCGTACTGGTAAAGGCCGTTTGCATATTCGTGGTAAGTATCACTTCGAAGAAGACCAAAAAACAGGTCGTACCACGATTGTCTTTACTGAAATTCCTTATCAAGTCAACAAGGCAAAAACCATTGAGCGTATTGCCGAGTTGGTTAAAGAAAAGAAACTTGAAGGTATTTCTGAGCTTCGTGACGAATCTGATAAAGACGGTATGCGTATTGCCATCGACTTGAAGCGTGGTGAAAACGCTGAAGTTGCGGTGAATAATTTATTCTTGCATACCCAATTACAAAATTCGTTCAGCATCAACATGGTCTGCCTCGACAATGGTCAGCCAAAGTTGATGAACCTGAAAGATATTATTGCGGCATTCATCCGTCACCGCCAAGAAGTGGTGACACGCCGTACCATGTACGAATTGCGTAAAGCACGTGAGCGTGGTCATATCTTGGAAGGTTTAACCGTTGCCTTAGCCAATATTGATGCCATTATTGAAACCATCAAATCTTCTGCCAATCCAGCTGAAGCGCGTGAGCGTTTACAAGCAGGTGAGTGGGCTGGCGGTGGTGTTGTTGCCTTATTGGAAAAAGCAGGTGCAATTTCTGTTCGTCCAGATGAGATCGAAGGTGAAGACCCAACACGTCCATTTGGCTTGTCTGGTGAGATCTATCGTTTGTCACCAACTCAGGTTGGCGCGATCTTAGAATTACGTTTACACCGTTTAACAGGTCTAGAACAAGACAAGTTACACGCAGAATATACTGAAATCTTAGGTCAAATTGCTGAATTAACTGCAATTCTGAATGACTTCAATTTGTTGATGAATGTGATTCGTGAAGAACTTGCGTTGATTTTGCAACAATATGGTGATGGTCGCCGTACTGAGATTGTCGAGTCTGGTGTTGATTTCTGTCGTGAGGATTTGATTCCTGAAGAGCAAGTTGTATTGACTGTGTCTCAAACAGGTTATGCAAAAACTCAGCCACTGTCAGATTATCAAGCGCAACGTCGTGGTGGTCGTGGTAAGTCTGCAACTGCAATGAAAGATGACGACATCATCCAGCATTTAATTGTGGCATCAAACCATGCAACGGTACTGTGCTTTACCAATGTGGGTAAAGTCTACCGCTTACGCGTATTCGAAGTACCTCAGGCTTCACGTGGTGCCAAAGGTCGTCCAATTATTAATTTGCTTCCATTAGATGCGAATGAAACTGTGACTGCGATCTTGCCATTGACTGAATTCCCTGAAAATCACTATGTGTTTATGGCAACTGCATCAGGTACCGTCAAACGTGTTGAACTGGAACAATTCAGTAATGTTCGTTCAAATGGTTTACGTGCGATTGAGCTGAATGAAGAAGATACCTTGATCGGTGTTGCGATTACCGATGGTAATCAGCAGATCATGCTGTTCTCGAATGAAGGTAAGGCAATTCGTTTTGCTGAAACTGATGTTCGTGCTATGGGTCGTACTGCCAAAGGTGTTCGTGGTATGCGCGTAAGTTTTGCAAGCAATACCATCGGAACAGAAGATACTGACATTGAAAATGATGACAGCGATGATAATGATGATTCATCAGATTCGAATGTTGTTAGCCGTATTGTCTCCTTGGTTGTTGTACCTGAAACGGGTGAAGTGCTGTGTGCATGCGCGAACGGTTATGGTAAGCGTACACCTGTCGATGACTTCCCAACCAAGAAACGTGGTGGTAAGGGTGTAATTGCCATTAAGACCAGTGAACGTAATGGTGAGCTTGTCGGTGCGGTATCAATTGATGAAGCTAAAGAACTGATGTTGATTTCTGATGGCGGCACATTGGTACGTACGCGTGCTGCGGAAGTTGCAACTACAGGTCGTAATGCACAAGGTGTTCGTTTGATCCGCTTGAGTGATGCTGAAACCTTAGTTGGTGTAGTATCTATTGAAGCAGTAGAGGATGACGAAGAGTTAGATGCGATTGATGATGTAGAAGTAGAGAATACTGAAGCTGAAGTAATCACTTCTGAAGAAGTGGCTGCTGAGCCGAAAGATGATACACCTGAAGCTTAA
- a CDS encoding FAD-binding protein gives MSILVIADHNNQTLNGATLNVVAAAQKIGGDITVLVAGSGAQAVADAAAKVAGVSKVLLADNAAYANQLAENVAGLVADIAKGGYKYVLAASTTTGKNILPRVAALLDVSMISDIIAVESANTFKRPIYAGNAIATVQSDEAIIVGTVRGTAFDAVAAEGGSAAVEAVAEAKDAGISTFVNEEIVKLDRPELTAARIVVSGGRGVGSGENYHKVLDPLADKLGAAQGASRAAVDAGFVPNDFQVGQTGKIVAPDLYMAIGISGAIQHLAGMKDSKVIVAINKDEEAPINSVADYWLVGDLNTVVPELVSKL, from the coding sequence ATGAGTATTTTAGTTATCGCTGATCACAACAACCAGACACTTAACGGTGCAACTTTAAACGTTGTTGCGGCAGCTCAAAAAATCGGTGGTGATATTACTGTATTAGTTGCTGGTTCTGGCGCTCAAGCAGTTGCTGACGCTGCTGCTAAAGTTGCTGGTGTGAGCAAAGTATTACTTGCTGACAATGCTGCTTATGCAAACCAATTGGCTGAAAACGTTGCTGGCTTAGTTGCTGACATCGCGAAAGGCGGTTACAAATACGTATTAGCTGCATCTACAACGACGGGTAAGAACATTCTTCCACGCGTTGCTGCGCTTCTTGACGTAAGCATGATTTCAGACATCATCGCTGTTGAATCTGCAAACACGTTCAAACGCCCAATCTATGCGGGTAACGCGATTGCAACTGTTCAATCTGACGAAGCAATCATCGTTGGTACAGTTCGTGGTACAGCATTTGATGCAGTTGCTGCTGAAGGTGGTTCTGCTGCGGTTGAAGCTGTTGCTGAGGCGAAAGACGCTGGTATTTCTACCTTTGTAAACGAAGAAATCGTGAAACTTGATCGTCCAGAGTTAACAGCTGCACGTATCGTTGTTTCTGGTGGTCGTGGTGTAGGTTCTGGTGAGAACTATCACAAAGTACTTGATCCATTAGCTGACAAGCTAGGTGCTGCTCAAGGTGCTTCACGTGCTGCGGTCGATGCTGGTTTCGTACCAAACGATTTCCAAGTGGGTCAAACGGGTAAAATCGTTGCGCCAGATCTTTATATGGCGATCGGTATCTCTGGTGCGATTCAGCACTTGGCAGGTATGAAAGATTCTAAAGTTATTGTTGCAATCAACAAAGACGAAGAAGCGCCAATCAACAGTGTTGCTGACTACTGGTTAGTGGGCGATTTGAACACTGTAGTACCTGAATTGGTATCTAAACTTTAA
- a CDS encoding electron transfer flavoprotein subunit beta/FixA family protein → MKALVAVKRVVDANVKVRVKPDNSGVDLTNVKMSINPFCEIAVEEAVRLKEKGTVSEIVVVSVGSKDAQEQIRSAMALGADRGILVETADEVGALEVAKILKGVVDAEKPELILLGKQAIDDDSNQVGQMLGALLGAGQGTFASEVKVDGGKVQVTREVDGGLQTVELALPAIITTDLRLNEPRYAALPNIMKARKKPLDTKSPADYGVATGTKLKTIKVEAPAERKAGVQVKSVDELVEKLKNEAKVI, encoded by the coding sequence ATGAAGGCTCTTGTCGCTGTAAAACGTGTGGTTGATGCCAACGTTAAAGTTCGTGTTAAGCCGGACAATAGTGGGGTTGACCTTACCAACGTTAAGATGTCAATCAACCCATTCTGTGAAATCGCAGTGGAAGAAGCGGTTCGCTTAAAAGAAAAAGGAACAGTTTCTGAAATCGTTGTTGTTTCAGTGGGTTCTAAAGACGCTCAAGAACAAATTCGTTCTGCAATGGCTTTAGGTGCTGACCGCGGTATTTTAGTTGAAACTGCTGATGAAGTTGGCGCTCTAGAGGTTGCTAAAATCTTGAAAGGCGTTGTTGATGCTGAAAAACCAGAACTTATTCTTCTTGGTAAACAAGCAATTGATGACGACTCTAACCAAGTAGGTCAAATGCTTGGTGCTTTACTTGGTGCTGGTCAAGGTACTTTCGCATCTGAAGTTAAAGTTGACGGCGGTAAAGTTCAGGTTACTCGTGAAGTTGACGGCGGTTTGCAAACTGTTGAGCTTGCACTTCCAGCAATCATCACCACTGACTTACGTTTGAATGAGCCACGTTATGCTGCTCTTCCAAACATCATGAAAGCGCGTAAAAAACCGCTTGATACGAAGTCACCTGCTGATTATGGCGTTGCAACAGGCACTAAGCTTAAAACAATTAAAGTTGAAGCTCCTGCTGAACGTAAAGCTGGCGTACAAGTGAAGTCTGTAGACGAGCTTGTTGAAAAATTGAAAAACGAAGCGAAAGTGATCTAA
- the xerA gene encoding site-specific tyrosine recombinase/integron integrase → MWLKERMIQNQSEHTISAYQRDLTDFFKFCEYKQLQLQDVEASDLREYLAARVERDQLSSSSLQRHLTSIRQFMKWAEQGQYLEQNPSEDFKLKRQPRPLPGMIDIETVHQILDQAAPEKPIEQQLWLRDKAMLELLYSSGLRLAELQGLSVKDVDFNRQLLRITGKGNKTRIVPFGLKAKDSLVEWLKIYRIWQGGFSADSSVFISQRGNALTPRQIENRVKLQAQRAGVNVDLHPHLLRHCFASHMLSASGDLRSVQEMLGHSNLSTTQIYTHVDFEQLAKVYDQTHPRAQKS, encoded by the coding sequence ATGTGGTTAAAAGAACGGATGATTCAAAATCAATCTGAACATACCATCTCGGCTTATCAACGTGATTTAACCGATTTCTTTAAGTTCTGCGAATATAAACAACTGCAACTCCAAGATGTTGAAGCATCTGATTTAAGGGAATATCTGGCAGCCCGTGTCGAACGAGACCAATTAAGCTCCAGTAGTTTACAACGTCATTTAACGTCGATTCGCCAATTTATGAAATGGGCAGAACAAGGTCAATATCTGGAGCAAAATCCATCCGAGGATTTTAAATTAAAGCGTCAACCACGACCTTTACCAGGCATGATTGATATTGAAACGGTACATCAAATTTTAGATCAAGCAGCGCCAGAAAAGCCGATTGAACAACAATTATGGTTACGTGATAAAGCTATGCTCGAACTGCTTTATTCCAGTGGTTTACGTTTGGCTGAATTACAAGGACTGAGTGTTAAAGATGTAGACTTTAACCGACAGCTTTTACGTATTACGGGTAAGGGCAATAAAACCCGTATTGTTCCTTTTGGCTTGAAGGCCAAAGACAGTTTGGTTGAATGGTTGAAAATCTATCGAATTTGGCAAGGTGGCTTTAGTGCGGATTCATCGGTTTTTATTTCACAACGTGGTAATGCCTTAACGCCGCGGCAAATTGAAAATCGAGTCAAACTGCAAGCACAGCGCGCAGGTGTCAATGTCGATTTACATCCACATTTATTGCGGCATTGTTTTGCCAGTCATATGCTATCTGCCAGTGGCGATTTGCGTTCTGTGCAGGAGATGTTGGGGCACAGTAATTTGTCGACCACTCAAATTTATACCCATGTTGACTTTGAACAACTGGCAAAAGTGTATGATCAAACCCACCCAAGAGCGCAAAAAAGCTAA
- a CDS encoding LysE family translocator produces MTTMLIPYLIAITLLTITPGLDTTLIIRTATLEGKAKAFQAALGINLGCIVWGMIVACGLGALLMASDLAFNALKWMGAIYLTWLGLNLILKPRSQLAGLNDSTTTQNWFIKGFWGNLLNPKVGIFYISFLPQFIPQSSSPVVWTMGLVMIHVLIGLIWSIFLIAAMQFISAYLKQPKFIRYMDRITGSIFILFALKLAFSKR; encoded by the coding sequence ATGACAACAATGCTTATTCCCTACCTCATCGCAATCACCCTCTTGACCATTACTCCCGGTCTAGATACCACACTGATTATTCGCACTGCGACCTTGGAAGGTAAAGCCAAAGCATTCCAAGCAGCTTTAGGGATTAATCTTGGCTGTATTGTATGGGGAATGATTGTGGCCTGTGGTTTAGGTGCATTATTGATGGCATCTGATTTGGCTTTCAATGCATTGAAATGGATGGGGGCAATTTATCTCACGTGGTTAGGACTTAATCTTATTCTAAAACCTCGTAGCCAACTTGCGGGGTTAAATGATTCTACAACGACTCAAAACTGGTTTATCAAAGGTTTTTGGGGCAATTTACTCAACCCCAAAGTCGGTATTTTTTATATTTCTTTCTTGCCTCAGTTTATTCCTCAGTCTTCTTCTCCAGTTGTGTGGACCATGGGACTGGTGATGATTCATGTGCTCATCGGGTTGATCTGGTCAATTTTTCTGATCGCTGCAATGCAGTTCATTTCTGCTTATTTAAAACAACCTAAATTTATTCGCTATATGGATCGCATCACAGGCAGTATTTTCATCTTATTTGCACTCAAACTCGCATTCAGCAAACGATAA
- a CDS encoding alpha/beta hydrolase has translation MNLVFLAGASGNTQFWNPLIAQLPPHYTKQVIAYPGFHGVATDSDIHSFDDLSHYVLAQIQQPSILIAQSMGGIFAIAATLQKTDLVKGLVLIATSGGINLNRFQVQDWRQFYQQEYIEYPDWFVTTKVDYEQNLPDIDVNTLLIWGNQDPISPIEVGQYLNQILQKSKLYIVDGGDHQLAEQCADEVGIQINDYLKNLECD, from the coding sequence ATGAACTTAGTCTTTCTTGCGGGCGCATCAGGCAATACACAATTTTGGAATCCTTTGATTGCACAGCTTCCTCCTCATTATACCAAGCAAGTGATTGCTTATCCCGGTTTTCATGGGGTGGCAACAGATTCTGATATTCACAGTTTTGATGATCTGAGTCATTATGTGCTTGCACAGATTCAACAACCTTCTATTCTGATTGCCCAATCCATGGGTGGGATTTTTGCTATCGCTGCGACGTTACAAAAAACAGATTTGGTGAAAGGTTTAGTCTTGATTGCAACTTCGGGTGGAATTAATTTAAACCGATTTCAAGTTCAAGATTGGCGGCAGTTTTATCAGCAAGAATATATTGAATATCCTGACTGGTTCGTAACAACGAAAGTCGACTATGAGCAAAATTTACCAGATATCGATGTGAACACTTTATTGATTTGGGGCAATCAAGATCCGATTAGTCCGATTGAGGTTGGACAATATTTAAATCAGATTTTGCAAAAATCCAAACTCTATATTGTTGACGGCGGTGATCATCAGTTGGCAGAACAATGCGCTGATGAAGTCGGCATACAGATAAACGATTATTTAAAAAATTTAGAGTGTGATTGA
- a CDS encoding ADP-ribosylglycohydrolase family protein: MKNKIRGAIYGLLIGDAVGVPYEFNLPEQLPHIVDIDMIPPKDFSRTYPDIPIGTWSDDGAQALCLLASLLHCQKLDPVDLMNRIANWYQFGYMAPDYHVFDVGVQTATAIRQYLQGTPIMQVAIDDEHANGNGALMRVLPLALWHQGTDEALILAAYLQSHITHAHLRSKVCCALYCLWARYILKGMTINTAWSHAVTILREYCGNRPDELEQLEFFIRPDDLEKGTGSGYVVDCLKSAYLALQESSYQAVIKKAISLGRDTDTTACVAGGLAGLAFGYEDIPPAWLQQLRAKEMVEPLLTQLIDD; encoded by the coding sequence ATGAAAAATAAGATTCGTGGTGCTATTTATGGTTTATTAATCGGTGATGCGGTTGGTGTGCCTTATGAGTTTAATCTACCTGAACAGCTACCACATATTGTTGATATTGATATGATTCCGCCTAAAGATTTTAGTCGAACCTATCCTGATATTCCAATTGGCACATGGTCAGATGATGGTGCACAAGCTTTGTGTTTATTGGCATCTTTACTTCATTGTCAAAAGTTAGACCCTGTTGATTTAATGAATCGCATCGCGAATTGGTATCAGTTTGGATATATGGCTCCTGATTATCATGTATTTGATGTAGGCGTGCAGACGGCCACAGCCATTCGGCAATATTTACAAGGCACGCCAATTATGCAAGTCGCCATTGATGATGAACATGCTAACGGCAATGGAGCATTGATGAGGGTTCTACCATTAGCGTTGTGGCATCAAGGGACAGATGAGGCATTAATTTTAGCTGCCTATTTACAATCTCATATTACCCATGCGCATCTACGCTCAAAAGTATGTTGTGCTTTATATTGTTTATGGGCGAGATATATTTTAAAAGGAATGACAATTAATACAGCGTGGTCACATGCTGTGACTATCTTAAGAGAATATTGTGGAAATCGACCTGATGAATTGGAGCAATTAGAATTTTTTATCCGCCCTGATGATTTAGAGAAAGGAACGGGAAGTGGTTATGTTGTGGATTGCCTCAAATCAGCTTATTTAGCCTTACAAGAGTCAAGCTACCAAGCTGTGATAAAAAAAGCAATTTCTTTGGGGCGTGATACGGATACAACAGCATGTGTGGCTGGTGGATTGGCAGGACTTGCTTTTGGGTATGAGGATATTCCTCCTGCATGGTTACAGCAGTTAAGAGCGAAGGAAATGGTTGAGCCTTTGCTTACACAATTGATAGATGACTGA
- the dapF gene encoding diaminopimelate epimerase: MYLEFTKMHGLGNDFMVVDLVTQRAYLDTVTIQRLADRHFGVGFDQLLIVEPPDLPDVDFKYRIFNADGSEVEQCGNGVRCFARFVHERQLTTKTKIRVQTKAGIVEPELGANGWVRVNMGPPKFLPEEIPFVTQEHEDIEGLYALELADNQSINIDVVNMGNPHAVTIVPDVLTADVERIGPQVESHARFPARVNAGFMQILDEKHIRLRVFERGVGETLACGTGACAAAVSGMRRGLLANEVEVQLAGGKLHIAWREGDVVWMTGPTTHVYDARLDLRYFQG, translated from the coding sequence ATGTATTTAGAATTTACCAAAATGCATGGGTTGGGCAATGATTTTATGGTCGTTGACCTTGTGACCCAGCGTGCTTATTTAGATACAGTGACGATTCAGCGTTTAGCCGATCGTCATTTTGGCGTGGGTTTTGATCAACTATTGATTGTTGAACCACCTGATTTGCCAGATGTCGATTTTAAATATCGAATCTTTAATGCCGATGGTTCTGAAGTCGAGCAGTGTGGTAATGGGGTACGTTGTTTTGCGCGCTTTGTACATGAGCGTCAATTGACAACTAAAACCAAAATCCGTGTGCAAACCAAAGCAGGGATTGTTGAGCCTGAGTTGGGTGCCAATGGTTGGGTGCGTGTCAACATGGGACCACCGAAATTTCTTCCAGAAGAAATTCCGTTTGTGACCCAAGAGCATGAAGATATTGAAGGTTTATACGCACTGGAACTTGCAGATAATCAGAGCATTAATATTGATGTTGTGAATATGGGTAATCCGCATGCTGTCACGATTGTTCCTGATGTATTAACTGCTGATGTTGAGCGTATTGGTCCACAAGTGGAATCACATGCGCGTTTTCCTGCACGTGTGAATGCTGGATTTATGCAAATTCTGGATGAAAAGCATATTCGTTTACGTGTGTTTGAGCGTGGAGTAGGTGAGACTTTGGCCTGTGGTACAGGAGCTTGTGCAGCAGCAGTCAGTGGTATGCGCCGTGGCCTACTTGCCAATGAGGTTGAAGTTCAGCTTGCAGGTGGTAAGTTACATATCGCTTGGCGTGAAGGAGATGTAGTTTGGATGACCGGTCCAACCACACATGTTTATGATGCCCGTTTGGATCTTAGATATTTTCAAGGCTAA
- the lysA gene encoding diaminopimelate decarboxylase: MSFTRINGVLHAEQCSLDLLAQQYGTPLYVYSKATFEKHYLDMHRAFDFIDHQICFAVKSNSNLAVLSVLAKVGAGFDIVTGGELARVLAAGGEPSKIVFSGLGKSEADIEKALNVGIACFNVESHAELDRIQKVAAKLGKKAPISLRVNPDVDAKTHPYISTGLKENKFGIPSDTVDETYQYAASLPNLEIVGIDCHIGSQLTETKPFVDALDRVIVMIEQLKSLGINLKHIDIGGGLGVRYKDETPPSVEEYANSMRPALEKLGLKVYMEPGRSISANAGALVTKVDLLKPTNHRNFAIIDAAMNDLIRPALYEAWMDIQSVNPNPGVEVKTWDLVGAICETGDFLGKERDLALQENDVLAVLGAGAYGFVMSSNYNSRGRAAEVMVSGDQAYLIRERETIESLWEKEHLLPEE; this comes from the coding sequence ATGAGTTTCACTCGCATTAATGGAGTATTGCACGCTGAGCAATGTTCACTGGATCTGCTCGCACAGCAATATGGCACGCCTTTATATGTTTATTCAAAAGCAACTTTTGAAAAGCATTATTTGGATATGCACCGTGCTTTTGATTTTATTGATCATCAAATCTGTTTTGCGGTGAAGTCAAACTCAAATTTGGCTGTTCTGAGTGTATTGGCAAAGGTGGGTGCAGGTTTTGATATCGTAACCGGTGGGGAACTGGCTCGTGTACTTGCAGCAGGCGGTGAACCTTCGAAAATCGTATTTTCTGGTTTAGGTAAATCTGAAGCCGATATCGAAAAAGCCTTAAATGTTGGGATTGCTTGTTTTAATGTTGAATCACATGCCGAGCTAGATCGCATTCAAAAAGTCGCAGCAAAACTTGGGAAAAAAGCACCGATTTCGTTACGTGTAAATCCAGATGTAGATGCCAAAACCCATCCTTATATCTCTACGGGTTTGAAAGAAAACAAGTTTGGTATTCCAAGTGATACGGTTGATGAAACTTATCAATATGCAGCATCGTTACCGAATCTTGAGATTGTCGGGATTGATTGTCATATCGGTTCACAATTGACTGAAACTAAACCTTTTGTCGATGCACTTGATCGTGTCATTGTCATGATTGAGCAGTTGAAAAGCTTGGGCATCAACCTCAAACATATTGATATCGGTGGTGGTTTGGGTGTGCGTTATAAAGATGAAACCCCGCCAAGCGTTGAAGAATATGCCAATTCGATGCGTCCAGCTTTAGAAAAGTTGGGACTCAAAGTATATATGGAACCAGGGCGTAGTATTTCTGCCAATGCAGGTGCATTAGTCACCAAGGTAGATTTACTCAAACCAACCAATCATCGCAACTTTGCCATTATTGATGCCGCGATGAATGACCTTATTCGTCCTGCTCTATATGAAGCATGGATGGATATTCAGTCGGTCAATCCAAATCCTGGTGTTGAAGTGAAAACTTGGGACTTGGTCGGTGCCATCTGTGAAACTGGCGATTTCTTGGGGAAAGAGCGCGATTTAGCCCTTCAGGAAAATGATGTGTTGGCGGTATTGGGTGCAGGTGCTTATGGTTTTGTAATGAGCTCTAACTATAATAGCCGTGGTCGTGCTGCCGAAGTTATGGTCAGTGGTGATCAAGCCTATTTAATTCGTGAGCGTGAAACCATAGAATCACTCTGGGAAAAAGAGCATTTGTTGCCTGAGGAGTAA